Proteins from one Mycobacterium sp. EPa45 genomic window:
- the ftsX gene encoding permease-like cell division protein FtsX encodes MRFGFLVNEVFTGLRRNVTMTVAMILTTAISIGLFGGGLLVVRLADHSRNIYLDRVETQVFLTNDVSANDPTCDADPCKALRAKIEARNDVRSVRFLNRDDAYNDATRKFPQYKDVASKDSFPASFIVKLDNPEQHKDFDAAMVGQPGVLNVLNQKELIDRLFAVLDGLSAAAFAVAVVQAIGAILLIANMVQVAAYTRRTEIGIMRMVGATRWYTQLPFLLEAVLAATIGVVIAIVGLIVVRAAFLENALNQFYQANLIARIDYADILYISPIMFGVGVLMAGLTGYVTLRLYVRR; translated from the coding sequence GTGCGCTTCGGCTTCCTAGTCAACGAGGTCTTCACCGGGCTTCGCCGCAACGTCACCATGACGGTGGCCATGATTCTCACCACGGCCATCTCGATCGGCCTGTTCGGTGGTGGTCTGCTGGTGGTGCGGCTCGCCGACCACTCGCGCAACATCTACCTCGACCGCGTCGAGACCCAGGTGTTCTTGACCAACGACGTGTCGGCCAACGACCCCACCTGTGACGCAGACCCCTGTAAGGCGTTGCGCGCCAAGATCGAAGCCCGCAACGACGTGCGTTCGGTTCGGTTCCTGAACCGCGACGACGCCTACAACGACGCCACCCGCAAGTTCCCGCAGTACAAGGACGTCGCGAGCAAGGACTCGTTCCCGGCGTCGTTCATCGTCAAGTTGGACAACCCTGAGCAGCACAAGGATTTCGACGCCGCGATGGTGGGCCAGCCCGGTGTGCTCAACGTGCTGAATCAGAAAGAGCTGATCGACCGGCTCTTCGCGGTGCTCGACGGGCTGTCGGCCGCCGCGTTCGCGGTCGCGGTGGTCCAGGCGATCGGTGCGATCCTGTTGATCGCCAACATGGTTCAAGTCGCGGCTTACACCAGGCGCACGGAGATCGGGATCATGCGGATGGTGGGTGCCACGCGGTGGTACACGCAGCTGCCGTTCCTCTTGGAGGCGGTGCTGGCGGCGACCATCGGTGTCGTGATCGCGATCGTCGGGTTGATCGTGGTGCGAGCGGCGTTCCTGGAGAACGCGCTCAACCAGTTCTATCAAGCCAATCTGATCGCCCGGATCGACTACGCCGACATCCTCTACATATCGCCGATCATGTTCGGCGTCGGCGTGTTGATGGCCGGTCTCACCGGCTACGTCACGCTGCGCCTCTATGTGCGGCGGTAG
- the smpB gene encoding SsrA-binding protein SmpB: protein MAKNPEKKPERKIVASNRKARHNYSILDTYEAGVVLQGTEVKSLREGHASLADAFATVDDGEIWLRNLHIPEYHHGTWTNHAPRRNRKLLLHRSQIDTLVGKIRDGNLTLVPLSLYFSDGKVKVELALARGKQAHDKRQDLAKRDAQREVIRELGRRAKGKL, encoded by the coding sequence GTGGCCAAGAATCCGGAGAAGAAGCCAGAGCGCAAGATCGTCGCCTCCAATCGCAAGGCGCGGCACAACTATTCGATCCTCGACACCTACGAGGCCGGCGTCGTCTTGCAGGGCACCGAGGTCAAGAGCCTGCGGGAGGGTCACGCATCGCTGGCCGATGCGTTCGCGACCGTCGACGACGGCGAGATCTGGCTGCGCAATTTGCACATCCCGGAATATCACCACGGCACCTGGACCAATCACGCGCCGCGACGCAACCGCAAACTGCTGCTGCACCGCAGCCAGATCGACACGCTGGTGGGGAAGATCCGCGATGGCAACCTCACCCTGGTGCCGTTATCGCTGTACTTTTCCGACGGCAAGGTCAAGGTCGAGTTGGCGTTGGCTCGCGGCAAGCAGGCGCATGACAAGCGCCAGGATCTGGCCAAGCGCGACGCCCAGCGTGAAGTGATCCGGGAACTCGGCCGCCGGGCCAAAGGCAAGCTCTGA
- a CDS encoding DUF1214 domain-containing protein, with translation MSGEKSLEAWGFVRKVLDDLTGQITEDACDERELLEGLRVLNRVIALCTELSVDIDPDHPHFVDMCTPSRFVGGPNPHGAYPLAMISGDRAYRVTGTRGTSTYLGIQVLAGTGMNPRRMSNYLSDRDLVLDEGGRFNVVFAASRPTDSELAGAHWVEIPEDATSIVVRDYIADPDTEIPVQLDISLLGEAPPLAPLSDDALAAQLTAMGWTIVKLTTLHRTVRPDLLETPNILITSGAENLGGENTTPDNLYMLGMFSLEPHQNLQLTFLPPETRYWSVTLESIWHECLEPLLRSSSVTNKGVTPDSDGYVRLTIGAEDSGEGHWLDTGGRRRGFIVVRWLDNPSAPDVTVRLLDREVQK, from the coding sequence ATGAGTGGCGAAAAGTCGCTGGAAGCTTGGGGATTCGTCCGCAAAGTTCTCGACGACCTGACCGGCCAGATCACCGAGGACGCGTGTGACGAACGCGAGCTGCTCGAGGGACTGCGCGTGCTGAACCGGGTGATCGCGCTGTGCACCGAACTGTCGGTGGACATCGACCCCGACCATCCGCACTTCGTCGACATGTGCACCCCATCCCGCTTCGTCGGCGGCCCCAATCCGCACGGCGCCTACCCACTTGCGATGATCAGCGGCGACCGGGCCTACCGAGTCACCGGCACCCGCGGCACGTCCACCTACCTGGGCATACAGGTCCTGGCCGGCACCGGGATGAATCCGCGACGCATGAGCAATTACCTCTCCGACCGCGACCTTGTCCTCGACGAGGGCGGTCGGTTCAATGTCGTGTTCGCCGCCAGCCGCCCGACTGACAGTGAGCTGGCCGGCGCGCACTGGGTCGAGATCCCCGAGGACGCCACCTCGATCGTCGTCCGCGACTACATCGCCGATCCCGACACTGAAATCCCTGTGCAACTGGATATTTCACTGCTCGGTGAGGCTCCCCCGCTTGCCCCGCTGTCCGACGACGCACTGGCCGCACAGCTCACGGCGATGGGCTGGACGATCGTCAAGCTCACCACCCTGCACCGCACGGTGCGCCCCGACCTGCTGGAAACCCCCAACATCCTGATCACCTCGGGCGCGGAGAACCTGGGTGGCGAGAACACCACACCCGACAACCTCTACATGCTCGGCATGTTCTCACTCGAGCCCCATCAGAATCTGCAGCTGACCTTCCTTCCCCCCGAAACCCGTTACTGGTCAGTGACTTTGGAGAGTATCTGGCATGAATGCCTGGAGCCGCTGCTACGCTCCAGCTCGGTGACCAACAAGGGCGTCACCCCCGATTCCGACGGATACGTCCGGCTCACGATCGGTGCCGAAGACTCCGGCGAGGGCCACTGGCTCGACACCGGTGGACGTCGACGCGGTTTCATCGTCGTTCGCTGGCTGGACAACCCGAGTGCACCGGACGTGACAGTTCGTCTGCTGGACAGGGAGGTTCAGAAATGA
- a CDS encoding DMT family transporter, with the protein MIGILLALASAIGYGVSDFVGGIAARRVAALRVVVVSYPLAMVLLGVLALVVGGAVSTPAVVWGLLCGVSQAFGVWWFYAALGAGPISVVSPLTAVLVAAVPVSVGLAMGERPGVVAGVGTVLALIAVVLVSRQATDEDVHPHRFTATVAWLTIGSGLAFGLNFVLLHQAPADAHLWPLFFARVSATAIVFLVAVSSGNFVAPRGFPLKMAVLAALLDTAANIATLLALQASMLSLASVLMSLYPAATVLLAIVVLRERVTRWQVLGMVLALVAVGMISVR; encoded by the coding sequence CTGATCGGGATCCTGCTCGCGCTCGCATCGGCAATCGGTTACGGCGTCAGCGATTTCGTCGGCGGCATCGCGGCGCGACGGGTGGCCGCGCTGCGGGTCGTGGTGGTGTCCTATCCGCTGGCGATGGTCCTGCTCGGGGTCCTGGCGCTGGTCGTCGGTGGTGCGGTGTCAACGCCGGCGGTGGTGTGGGGCCTGCTGTGCGGGGTGAGCCAGGCGTTCGGCGTGTGGTGGTTCTACGCCGCGTTGGGTGCCGGCCCGATCTCGGTCGTGTCGCCGCTGACCGCGGTCCTGGTGGCTGCGGTGCCCGTCAGCGTGGGACTTGCGATGGGGGAGCGGCCCGGTGTGGTCGCCGGGGTGGGCACCGTCCTGGCGTTGATCGCCGTCGTCTTGGTCAGCCGCCAGGCCACCGACGAGGACGTACACCCGCACAGGTTCACCGCGACCGTGGCGTGGCTGACGATCGGCTCGGGTCTGGCGTTCGGGCTGAATTTCGTTCTCCTGCATCAAGCCCCAGCCGATGCTCACCTCTGGCCGCTGTTCTTTGCGCGGGTGTCGGCTACGGCGATCGTGTTCCTGGTGGCCGTATCCAGTGGCAATTTCGTAGCGCCACGGGGGTTTCCGCTGAAGATGGCGGTGTTGGCCGCGCTGTTGGATACCGCTGCCAATATCGCGACGCTGCTGGCGCTGCAGGCCTCGATGCTGTCGTTGGCCAGTGTGCTGATGTCGCTTTATCCGGCGGCAACGGTGCTACTGGCGATCGTGGTGCTGCGCGAGCGGGTCACCCGCTGGCAGGTGCTGGGTATGGTGCTGGCGTTGGTCGCCGTCGGGATGATCTCGGTCCGCTAG
- a CDS encoding TetR/AcrR family transcriptional regulator — MKVTQARETRRRSNTRAKLIDATDELIRDSGRTWFTVEEVCRAAGYTRGAFYSSYDDMEDLLFEVYGHQNDALVERLRDTAEPLLRTTGVLETDRVVRHLLKAGVADQPRIALHAALVARAAHQPEIAFALDAQVERFREGLQGIFVELIAKTGRKMTVTPETFTRALMAAQAGASGQFLSDRAATEEVRYLTALAVVEGLSA; from the coding sequence TTGAAGGTCACACAGGCGCGGGAAACCCGCCGGCGCAGCAACACCCGGGCCAAGCTGATCGACGCCACCGACGAACTCATCCGGGACAGCGGCCGGACCTGGTTCACCGTCGAGGAGGTGTGCCGGGCAGCCGGCTACACCCGCGGGGCCTTTTACTCCAGCTATGACGACATGGAGGACCTGCTCTTCGAGGTCTACGGACATCAGAATGACGCCCTCGTGGAGCGATTGCGGGATACGGCCGAACCCCTGCTGAGAACCACGGGTGTTCTCGAGACCGACCGCGTGGTGCGCCACTTGCTCAAGGCCGGTGTCGCCGATCAACCGCGCATCGCCCTGCACGCCGCCTTGGTGGCTCGCGCGGCGCACCAGCCCGAGATCGCGTTCGCCCTCGATGCACAAGTCGAACGCTTCCGTGAGGGGCTACAGGGGATCTTCGTCGAGTTGATCGCCAAGACCGGCCGGAAGATGACCGTCACTCCGGAGACTTTCACCCGCGCGCTAATGGCCGCCCAGGCCGGCGCCTCCGGGCAATTCCTCAGCGATCGCGCCGCCACCGAGGAAGTCCGCTACCTCACCGCACTGGCGGTTGTCGAAGGTTTGTCCGCCTGA
- a CDS encoding TetR family transcriptional regulator, protein MSESLRVRKRQRTRERIATAAARLVSANGLSATTVEQIAEDADVARATFFRYFESKEYAVAEGFTSTWIAAITDALRRQPPELSVNDALGAAFAELTPGFEVVESSIAEIERQTRESLTLRAWTLLCYLNFETAIAEAIAARLPDLTVDDPRPRLIGALAMASVRISIDDWLRDGGSLSDRISRAVRSMGPRPIKE, encoded by the coding sequence ATGTCTGAAAGTTTGCGGGTCCGAAAGCGCCAGCGAACCCGGGAACGCATCGCGACCGCCGCGGCCCGGCTGGTATCGGCGAACGGGCTGAGCGCGACCACCGTCGAGCAGATCGCCGAAGACGCCGATGTGGCCCGCGCGACGTTCTTCCGGTACTTCGAGTCCAAGGAGTACGCCGTCGCCGAGGGCTTCACCTCGACCTGGATCGCCGCGATCACCGATGCGCTGCGCCGCCAACCGCCAGAGCTCTCCGTCAACGACGCGCTGGGCGCCGCGTTCGCCGAACTCACCCCCGGCTTCGAAGTGGTCGAGAGCAGCATCGCCGAGATCGAGCGTCAGACCCGCGAATCGCTGACCCTGAGAGCCTGGACGCTGCTCTGCTACCTGAACTTCGAGACAGCCATCGCCGAGGCGATCGCAGCCCGGCTGCCCGACCTGACCGTCGATGACCCGCGCCCGCGCCTCATCGGCGCGCTGGCGATGGCGTCCGTCCGGATCTCCATCGACGACTGGCTGCGCGACGGTGGATCGCTGTCGGACCGAATCTCCCGCGCGGTCAGGTCGATGGGCCCGCGCCCGATCAAGGAATGA
- the ftsE gene encoding cell division ATP-binding protein FtsE, which yields MITLDHVSKQYKSSARPALDNVSVKIDKGEFVFLIGPSGSGKSTFMRLLLAEETPTSGDLQVSKFHVNKLSGRQVPKLRQVIGCVFQDFRLLQQKSVFENVAFALEVIGKKPDTINRVVPEVLEMVGLSGKANRLPAELSGGEQQRVAIARAFVNRPLVLLADEPTGNLDPETSKDIMDLLERINRTGTTVLMATHDHHIVDSMRQRVVELSLGRLVRDEQRGVYGMDR from the coding sequence ATGATCACCCTCGACCATGTCAGTAAGCAGTACAAGTCGTCGGCACGGCCAGCCCTCGACAATGTCAGCGTCAAGATCGACAAGGGTGAGTTCGTCTTCCTCATCGGGCCGTCCGGTTCCGGCAAGTCCACGTTCATGCGGCTGCTGCTGGCCGAGGAAACGCCCACCTCCGGTGATCTGCAGGTGTCGAAGTTCCACGTCAACAAACTGTCGGGCCGGCAGGTGCCCAAACTGCGTCAGGTGATCGGCTGCGTATTTCAGGACTTCCGGCTGCTGCAGCAGAAATCGGTGTTCGAGAATGTCGCCTTCGCGCTGGAGGTGATCGGCAAGAAGCCCGACACCATCAACCGTGTGGTGCCCGAGGTCCTGGAGATGGTGGGGTTGTCCGGTAAGGCCAACCGGCTGCCTGCCGAGCTCTCCGGCGGTGAGCAGCAGCGCGTGGCGATCGCGCGGGCCTTCGTCAACCGCCCGCTGGTGTTGCTGGCCGACGAGCCCACCGGCAACCTGGACCCAGAGACCAGTAAGGACATCATGGATCTGCTCGAGCGGATCAACCGCACGGGTACCACCGTGTTGATGGCCACCCACGACCACCACATCGTCGACTCCATGCGCCAGCGCGTGGTGGAGCTGTCCCTGGGCAGACTCGTCCGCGATGAGCAGCGTGGTGTCTACGGAATGGATCGTTAA
- a CDS encoding sulfotransferase: MTSAVQARLDPAKLIEQACELAGSEDFGTDDGWRQNLSRLVEGLVNEADLSPLGVEIAAADVIVPLRNRLQITAWRNEHPEIAGERIEQPIFILGQPRTGTTILYDLLAQDPDLRAPLTWEVDHPFPVPQPETYETDPRIDETQAQLEMTEQLMPGFMKFHPMSARGGQECVRITAGTFCSMIFPTQYRLPSYQHWLMYDADHAAAYRYHRQYLQHLQSGVPGQWLLKSPAHLWTLDSLLTEYPDAILVQTHRDPLVVISSISALIAHLQKLASDNATVARAAGQCAAENILGLNRLMNWVDDGVIGEDRVVNVRFADFMQDPFATIGAIYDRLGRELTPIAEQRMREHLSANPGDGGGNRYTWADTGLDAGELRERVRAYQERYDVPSEPLR, from the coding sequence ATGACGAGTGCGGTGCAGGCGCGCCTTGATCCGGCCAAGCTCATCGAGCAGGCCTGCGAGCTGGCCGGAAGCGAGGACTTCGGTACCGACGACGGCTGGCGGCAGAACCTGTCCCGCCTGGTCGAAGGATTGGTCAACGAAGCCGACCTATCCCCGCTCGGCGTGGAGATCGCCGCAGCCGATGTGATTGTGCCGCTGCGCAACCGCCTGCAGATCACCGCGTGGCGCAACGAACATCCCGAGATCGCCGGCGAGCGGATCGAGCAGCCGATCTTCATCCTCGGCCAGCCGCGCACCGGCACCACGATCCTCTATGACCTGCTCGCCCAGGATCCCGACCTACGGGCGCCGTTGACCTGGGAAGTGGACCACCCCTTCCCGGTCCCCCAGCCCGAGACCTACGAGACCGACCCGCGCATCGACGAGACCCAGGCTCAGCTCGAGATGACCGAGCAGCTGATGCCCGGCTTCATGAAGTTCCACCCGATGAGCGCACGCGGCGGCCAGGAATGCGTGCGGATCACCGCCGGAACGTTCTGCAGCATGATTTTCCCGACGCAGTACCGCCTGCCGAGTTACCAGCACTGGCTGATGTACGACGCCGATCATGCGGCCGCGTACCGCTACCACCGCCAGTATCTGCAGCACCTGCAGTCCGGCGTTCCCGGCCAGTGGCTGCTCAAGAGCCCCGCTCACCTCTGGACGCTGGATAGCCTGCTGACCGAATATCCCGACGCGATCCTCGTCCAGACTCACCGCGACCCGCTGGTGGTGATCTCCTCGATCAGTGCGCTGATCGCTCACCTGCAGAAGCTCGCCAGCGACAACGCCACCGTCGCACGCGCGGCCGGGCAATGCGCAGCCGAGAACATCCTCGGGCTGAACCGTTTGATGAACTGGGTCGACGACGGCGTGATCGGCGAGGATCGAGTCGTCAATGTGCGGTTCGCTGATTTCATGCAGGATCCATTCGCCACCATCGGCGCGATCTATGACCGCCTGGGCCGTGAGCTGACCCCGATCGCCGAACAGCGCATGCGCGAGCACCTTTCGGCCAACCCCGGCGACGGCGGCGGCAACCGCTACACCTGGGCCGACACCGGACTCGATGCCGGCGAATTGCGCGAGCGGGTTCGCGCCTACCAGGAGCGCTACGACGTGCCCAGCGAGCCGTTGCGCTGA
- a CDS encoding PE-PPE domain-containing protein — MSGKHHKSRRRGVQRQQARRLTAVALGVSGLTTAVVAGQTAVTESTPVDLMALITPANSTAQVFASSDYYNRDWSGYGPPQVVPFFLGPQGIADAIDANSTDPRGVVVLASGWGAGQTGTALGDMQSKGDPALNNVRLVVLDNNTNRAGGGFWTTYWMFAPLLATSAAPTPSDLSVPVVDTAYEYNINSDAPTYPINVLADANSLMAYAYDYGGQATAPMPQEALDPVPAGDQHYHYIVDSQGNVVDKIPVDGNITYVTFQSDGLPLVRPLRMVPGGNIIADAVEPAATVLVNAGYQDNKPIPDDPGVQRPVGLLPPASNTETVVNQLPVAVQQGTTKARSDVPSPSPALPNLRTSGQAPRTAITTSSAAPVKKVTGALDSAAKGIAGGLKNLAPHKISTSADKS; from the coding sequence ATGTCGGGAAAGCACCACAAGTCTCGCCGTAGGGGCGTTCAGCGCCAACAAGCGCGCCGGCTGACTGCTGTCGCGTTGGGCGTCAGCGGCCTGACCACCGCAGTGGTCGCGGGTCAGACCGCAGTCACCGAGTCGACGCCCGTCGATTTGATGGCGCTGATCACTCCCGCGAATTCGACGGCGCAGGTCTTCGCCAGCTCGGATTACTACAACCGTGACTGGAGTGGATACGGCCCTCCTCAGGTGGTCCCGTTCTTTCTCGGACCGCAGGGCATCGCCGACGCGATTGACGCCAATAGCACCGACCCACGTGGTGTGGTGGTCTTGGCGTCCGGGTGGGGCGCCGGGCAAACCGGAACTGCGCTGGGCGATATGCAGAGCAAGGGCGATCCGGCACTGAACAACGTCCGACTGGTCGTGTTGGACAACAACACCAACCGGGCCGGTGGCGGCTTTTGGACCACCTACTGGATGTTCGCGCCGCTGTTGGCGACCTCGGCCGCACCGACGCCAAGCGACCTCAGCGTTCCGGTCGTGGACACCGCGTACGAGTACAACATCAACTCCGATGCGCCGACCTACCCGATCAATGTGCTCGCCGACGCCAATAGTTTGATGGCCTACGCCTACGACTACGGCGGACAGGCGACCGCACCGATGCCGCAGGAGGCGCTGGATCCGGTACCGGCCGGCGACCAGCACTACCACTACATCGTCGACTCGCAAGGCAACGTCGTCGACAAGATCCCGGTCGACGGAAACATCACCTACGTCACCTTCCAATCCGACGGACTTCCACTGGTACGCCCGCTGCGGATGGTGCCCGGCGGCAACATCATTGCCGACGCGGTGGAACCCGCCGCGACGGTTCTGGTCAATGCCGGCTACCAGGACAACAAGCCGATCCCGGACGACCCGGGCGTGCAGCGTCCGGTCGGTCTGCTGCCGCCCGCATCCAACACCGAGACAGTTGTGAACCAGCTCCCGGTGGCGGTGCAGCAGGGTACGACCAAGGCCCGAAGTGACGTGCCTTCGCCGAGCCCCGCCCTTCCGAATTTGCGCACCAGCGGACAGGCGCCGCGCACAGCAATCACCACAAGCAGCGCAGCGCCGGTGAAGAAAGTCACCGGTGCCCTGGACTCCGCTGCCAAAGGGATAGCGGGTGGTCTGAAAAACCTTGCTCCGCACAAAATCTCGACAAGTGCGGACAAGAGCTAG
- a CDS encoding YhgE/Pip domain-containing protein, with protein sequence MLRGLAFGSEIKRFARNRMTRIAVVILMLMPLTYGALYLWAYWDPFGHVNKLPVALVNSDRGTTVSGEPMNVGSQIADSLTDDASLDWHLVDDAEARDGVAHGKYYFMLELPPDFSEAIASPTTGNPRKAQLIAEYNDANNYISSSIGRTALEQVLNAVSARISGQAVNQVLSVITTSGAGIKQAADGANQLSDGAAQLDTGASQLAAGLDTARNGSAELATGSRKLSDGIDNATDPLLKITNLLAQIGTQSDQVNNQVQDGSSALAAASDELDAITGAQDAAAQSLTSIIDNLSANQDPVSVIATGKLRETRDQLLAHQRTPDIQAKLDKARAAANSGGPVGSALTDISTKGKELTDKLNQLRDGAQQVASGNEQLNTGIAKLDDGAQKLNSGAAQLSSGSKELATKLSEGAQKVPDWSPQQKDAIADTIGGPVQLTSSHENSAPNFGTGMAPFFLTLALFFGAMLLWMAFRPLQNRAIAAEVRPMRVTLASYLPAVLIGIPQAIILYCVVRFALHVHAEHPVAMLGFMILVSCAFIAVAQAISALLGPVLGKVLLMSLLMLQLVSAGGLYPVETTGKPFRALHGLDPMAYGVNGLRQLILGGIDDRLWQALIFMGALWLGSMLLTSLAARRNQLWNLTRLVPSVKM encoded by the coding sequence ATGTTGCGCGGACTTGCCTTCGGCTCGGAGATCAAACGCTTCGCCCGCAATCGGATGACGCGGATCGCCGTTGTCATCCTGATGCTGATGCCCCTGACCTACGGCGCACTGTATCTCTGGGCGTACTGGGATCCGTTCGGTCACGTGAACAAACTTCCTGTGGCACTGGTCAATTCGGACCGGGGAACCACGGTGTCCGGTGAGCCGATGAACGTCGGTTCCCAGATCGCCGACAGCCTCACCGATGACGCCAGCCTGGACTGGCATCTGGTCGACGACGCCGAGGCACGCGACGGGGTCGCGCACGGCAAGTACTACTTCATGCTGGAATTGCCGCCGGACTTCAGCGAGGCCATTGCTTCACCCACCACCGGCAATCCCCGCAAGGCGCAACTGATCGCCGAATACAACGACGCCAACAACTACATCTCGTCGAGCATCGGTCGCACCGCTCTGGAGCAGGTGCTCAACGCCGTGTCGGCCAGGATCTCCGGGCAGGCGGTCAACCAGGTGCTGTCGGTGATCACCACCTCGGGCGCGGGGATCAAACAAGCGGCCGACGGAGCGAATCAGCTGTCCGACGGTGCCGCCCAACTCGACACTGGCGCAAGCCAGTTGGCGGCCGGCCTCGATACCGCCCGTAACGGATCCGCGGAGTTGGCGACCGGTTCGCGCAAGCTGTCCGACGGCATCGACAACGCCACTGATCCCCTGCTGAAGATCACCAACCTGTTGGCGCAGATCGGCACTCAGAGCGATCAGGTCAACAACCAGGTCCAAGACGGCTCGTCGGCGCTGGCTGCGGCGTCTGACGAACTCGACGCCATCACCGGGGCCCAAGATGCCGCCGCCCAGTCGTTGACGTCGATCATCGACAACCTCTCCGCCAACCAGGATCCAGTGTCGGTGATCGCCACCGGAAAGCTGCGCGAGACTCGCGACCAACTGCTGGCGCACCAGCGGACCCCGGACATCCAAGCCAAGCTCGATAAGGCGCGCGCCGCCGCCAACTCGGGCGGACCCGTCGGTTCCGCGCTGACCGATATCTCCACCAAGGGCAAGGAACTCACCGACAAGCTCAACCAATTGCGTGACGGCGCCCAGCAGGTGGCCTCCGGCAACGAACAACTCAACACCGGCATCGCCAAACTCGACGACGGCGCGCAGAAGCTGAACTCCGGTGCGGCGCAGTTGAGTTCCGGATCCAAGGAGCTGGCCACCAAGCTCAGCGAGGGTGCGCAGAAGGTTCCCGACTGGAGTCCCCAACAGAAGGACGCCATCGCCGACACGATCGGTGGCCCGGTTCAGCTGACGAGTTCACACGAGAATTCCGCGCCGAACTTCGGCACCGGCATGGCGCCGTTCTTCCTCACGCTGGCACTCTTCTTCGGCGCCATGCTGTTGTGGATGGCATTCCGGCCGCTACAGAACCGTGCCATCGCCGCCGAGGTTCGCCCGATGCGCGTGACACTGGCCAGTTACCTGCCTGCAGTCCTGATCGGAATTCCCCAGGCAATCATCCTGTACTGCGTCGTGCGCTTCGCTCTGCACGTACACGCGGAGCATCCGGTGGCGATGCTGGGCTTCATGATCCTGGTTTCGTGCGCCTTCATCGCGGTGGCCCAGGCGATCAGCGCCCTGCTCGGCCCGGTGTTGGGCAAGGTGCTGTTGATGTCGCTGCTGATGCTGCAACTGGTCAGCGCGGGCGGGCTGTACCCCGTCGAGACCACGGGCAAGCCGTTCCGGGCCCTGCACGGGCTGGACCCGATGGCTTACGGCGTCAACGGATTACGACAGCTGATCCTCGGCGGCATCGACGATCGGCTGTGGCAGGCCCTGATCTTCATGGGAGCGCTGTGGTTGGGGTCGATGCTCTTGACGTCTCTGGCGGCCCGGCGCAACCAGTTGTGGAACCTCACCCGGCTGGTGCCGAGCGTCAAGATGTGA